From the genome of Periplaneta americana isolate PAMFEO1 chromosome 15, P.americana_PAMFEO1_priV1, whole genome shotgun sequence, one region includes:
- the Git gene encoding ARF GTPase-activating protein GIT2 isoform X3, with protein sequence MSIPMSRGKLKNVQECADCGSSDPSWASINRGILLCDECCSIHRSLGRHISHVKSLKKGSWCPTLLQMVNTLNSNGVNSIWEHSLLDPTHSKSGRRKPQSKDPLHPTKADFIRAKHQMLAFVFRPGKDDTLLLEDDLSRQLHSSVRTSNLETSLRLLSQGADPNYFHEEKGTTPLHVAAKVGQVYQAELLVVYGADPGAEDSQGKTPVDYARSAGHKDLADRLVECMYELTDRLAYYLCLRKPDHQMGQHYIVPEISDSLELTEYAKAARKKLQRLPNHLFEELAMDVYDEVDRRETDSIWLSTLKSSTTLVPEMCTVPFLPVNPDFSSTRNQGRQKLARFNAREFATLIIDILSDAKRRQSPTSSLLFSQETKGPQTNKTVTSPLPVRVNVQETARKSEVSDDEPLYDSVASDEDYIAAEQMAILAQQAANTKLQENKSKAHEKEEITAQDRKESTSSTEKQNGLLKDKPEGSKLGSVQNGGLSSMEEKIKRQLAASETEMGDLRSEIQILQSTVQNLVRENSELRSIIQHAGLSLPHPSSSSLCSSPLPNGHEIGTEPVADVRSTRAASQRPASMYEPREGLLRSGSQSPHIHHCISAAGNIGKWDKNQKRDPCINEYDSPSALVRPVMTQSLYHCSSPDGLTGANSALPPSEEVVRRTDQVTKRIQELWASMQVLETRDAFVPCAERIKVAVAELIAIFPQNPSDESIHTALRQMNSNTLSLQLECAGLQRCAADGPEQAYYLQQVRSCAYDIAKATKQLVTKFQY encoded by the exons ATGTCAATTCCGATGTCCCGAGGGAAGTTGAAGAATGTCCAAGAATGCGCCGACTGTGGATCATCGG ATCCATCTTGGGCGTCAATTAATAGAGGAATTCTTTTGTGTGATGAGTGCTGTAGCATTCATAGAAGTTTAGGCCGTCATATTTCTCATGTCAAGTCTTTAAAGAAAGGATCATGGTGTCCAACATTGCTTCAGATGGTAAACACATTGAACAGCAATGGAGTCAACAGTATTTGGGAACACTCGCTCTTAGACCCAACACATTCAAAATCTGGAAGAAGAAAACCTCAATCCAAGGATCCTTTACA CCCAACCAAAGCAGATTTCATCCGGGCAAAGCACCAGATGTTGGCTTTCGTATTCCGCCCAGGGAAAGATGACACCTTACTGCTGGAAGATGACCTGAGCAGACAACTTCACTCAAGTGTTCGGACATCCAACTTGGAAACTAGTCTTCGCCTGCTTTCACAAGGAGCAGATCCAAATTATTTCCATGAG GAAAAGGGAACCACACCTCTTCACGTTGCAGCAAAGGTGGGTCAGGTTTATCAAGCTGAACTCCTGGTGGTTTATGGAGCTGATCCTGGGGCAGAAGATAGTCAGGGAAAAACGCCCGTAGACTATGCTAG GTCAGCAGGGCACAAAGATCTAGCAGACCGTCTTGTTGAGTGCATGTATGAATTAACAGATCGCTTGGCATATTATTTATGTTTACGGAAACCAGACCACCAGATGGGTCAACATTACATTGTTCCAGAAATATCAGACAGTCTAGAGTTAACAGAATATGCTAAGGCCGCCAGAAAGAAACTTCAAAGG ttgccGAATCACCTATTTGAAGAATTGGCAATGGATGTTTATGATGAAGTTGATAGAAGAGAGACTGATTCTA TTTGGTTATCAACGCTTAAGTCTTCGACTACGTTAGTCCCAGAGATGTGTACTGTGCCATTTCTTCCAGTCAACCCTGATTTTTCATCTACACGGAATCAGGGTCGACAAAAACTAGCCCGTTTCAATGCAAGAGAATTTGCAACACTTATCATAGATATACTGTCAGATGCCAAACGAAGGCAATCACCCACATCATCATTGCTTTTCTCACAAG AAACTAAAGGACCTCAGACAAATAAAACAGTAACAAGTCCATTACCAGTTCGAGTCAACGTACAAGAAACAGCAAGGAAGTCAGAAGTGTCTGATGATGAACCATTGTATGATAGTGTGGCATCAGATGAAGATTATATAGCAGCTGAACAAATGGCAATTTTGGCCCAACAGGCAGCAAATAcgaaattgcaagaaaacaagAGCAAAGCACATGAG aaagaagaaataaCCGCTCAAGATAGAAAGGAGTCTACTTCAAGTACTGAGAAGCAGAACGGGTTATTGAAGGATAAACCTGAG GGAAGCAAGTTGGGCTCTGTGCAAAATGGTGGTTTATCTTCAatggaagagaaaataaaacGACAGCTTGCTGCTTCGGAAACAGAAATGGGTGATCTGAGAAGTGAGATTCAAATTCTTCAGTCAACA GTCCAGAATCTAGTGCGTGAAAACAGTGAGTTAAGGAGCATCATTCAGCATGCTGGACTGTCTCTTCCTCacccatcatcatcttcattgtgttcttctcCGCTTCCAAATGGTCACGAAATTGGAACTGAACCAGTGGCGGACGTGAGATCAACACGAGCTGCATCACAACGGCCGGCATCTATGTATGAACCCAGGGAAGGTTTGCTCCGCAGTGGCAGCCAGTCCCCACACATTCATCACTGCATCTCGGCTGCAGGGAACATAGGAAAGTGGGACAAGAATCAG AAACGTGATCCCTGTATAAATGAATACGACAGTCCAAGTGCTCTGGTACGACCTGTGATGACACAGAGTTTGTACCATTGTTCGAGTCCAGATGGCCTCACAGGTGCGAACAGTGCATTGCCTCCATCAGAAGAGGTGGTGCGTCGCACTGACCAAGTCACTAAACGAATCCAGGAACTCTGGGCTTCCATGCAGGTCTTGGAGACAAGAGATGCTTTTGTTCCTTGTGCAGAAAGGATCAAAGTTGCAGTAGCTGAATTAATCGCCATTTTTCCACAG AATCCATCAGATGAGAGTATTCACACTGCTTTGCGTCAAATGAACAGCAACACTCTTAGTCTACAGTTGGAATGTGCAGGGTTGCAGAGATGTGCAGCAGATGGGCCAGAACAGGCTTACTACCTTCAACAGGTCCGCTCATGTGCGTATGACATTGCCAAGGCAACAAAGCAACTCGTAACCAAGTTCCAGTACTAG
- the Git gene encoding ARF GTPase-activating protein GIT2 isoform X2 yields MSIPMSRGKLKNVQECADCGSSDPSWASINRGILLCDECCSIHRSLGRHISHVKSLKKGSWCPTLLQMVNTLNSNGVNSIWEHSLLDPTHSKSGRRKPQSKDPLHPTKADFIRAKHQMLAFVFRPGKDDTLLLEDDLSRQLHSSVRTSNLETSLRLLSQGADPNYFHEEKGTTPLHVAAKVGQVYQAELLVVYGADPGAEDSQGKTPVDYARSAGHKDLADRLVECMYELTDRLAYYLCLRKPDHQMGQHYIVPEISDSLELTEYAKAARKKLQRLPNHLFEELAMDVYDEVDRRETDSIWLSTLKSSTTLVPEMCTVPFLPVNPDFSSTRNQGRQKLARFNAREFATLIIDILSDAKRRQSPTSSLLFSQETKGPQTNKTVTSPLPVRVNVQETARKSEVSDDEPLYDSVASDEDYIAAEQMAILAQQAANTKLQENKSKAHEKEEITAQDRKESTSSTEKQNGLLKDKPEGSKLGSVQNGGLSSMEEKIKRQLAASETEMGDLRSEIQILQSTVSHLLRDKATFGLTPPYNPQLVQNLVRENSELRSIIQHAGLSLPHPSSSSLCSSPLPNGHEIGTEPVADVRSTRAASQRPASMYEPREGLLRSGSQSPHIHHCISAAGNIGKWDKNQKRDPCINEYDSPSALVRPVMTQSLYHCSSPDGLTGANSALPPSEEVVRRTDQVTKRIQELWASMQVLETRDAFVPCAERIKVAVAELIAIFPQIVTGNETWMHHFEPEIKKAVIGVVSSSIALKEEIQDSPLCRKSHGYCLLGL; encoded by the exons ATGTCAATTCCGATGTCCCGAGGGAAGTTGAAGAATGTCCAAGAATGCGCCGACTGTGGATCATCGG ATCCATCTTGGGCGTCAATTAATAGAGGAATTCTTTTGTGTGATGAGTGCTGTAGCATTCATAGAAGTTTAGGCCGTCATATTTCTCATGTCAAGTCTTTAAAGAAAGGATCATGGTGTCCAACATTGCTTCAGATGGTAAACACATTGAACAGCAATGGAGTCAACAGTATTTGGGAACACTCGCTCTTAGACCCAACACATTCAAAATCTGGAAGAAGAAAACCTCAATCCAAGGATCCTTTACA CCCAACCAAAGCAGATTTCATCCGGGCAAAGCACCAGATGTTGGCTTTCGTATTCCGCCCAGGGAAAGATGACACCTTACTGCTGGAAGATGACCTGAGCAGACAACTTCACTCAAGTGTTCGGACATCCAACTTGGAAACTAGTCTTCGCCTGCTTTCACAAGGAGCAGATCCAAATTATTTCCATGAG GAAAAGGGAACCACACCTCTTCACGTTGCAGCAAAGGTGGGTCAGGTTTATCAAGCTGAACTCCTGGTGGTTTATGGAGCTGATCCTGGGGCAGAAGATAGTCAGGGAAAAACGCCCGTAGACTATGCTAG GTCAGCAGGGCACAAAGATCTAGCAGACCGTCTTGTTGAGTGCATGTATGAATTAACAGATCGCTTGGCATATTATTTATGTTTACGGAAACCAGACCACCAGATGGGTCAACATTACATTGTTCCAGAAATATCAGACAGTCTAGAGTTAACAGAATATGCTAAGGCCGCCAGAAAGAAACTTCAAAGG ttgccGAATCACCTATTTGAAGAATTGGCAATGGATGTTTATGATGAAGTTGATAGAAGAGAGACTGATTCTA TTTGGTTATCAACGCTTAAGTCTTCGACTACGTTAGTCCCAGAGATGTGTACTGTGCCATTTCTTCCAGTCAACCCTGATTTTTCATCTACACGGAATCAGGGTCGACAAAAACTAGCCCGTTTCAATGCAAGAGAATTTGCAACACTTATCATAGATATACTGTCAGATGCCAAACGAAGGCAATCACCCACATCATCATTGCTTTTCTCACAAG AAACTAAAGGACCTCAGACAAATAAAACAGTAACAAGTCCATTACCAGTTCGAGTCAACGTACAAGAAACAGCAAGGAAGTCAGAAGTGTCTGATGATGAACCATTGTATGATAGTGTGGCATCAGATGAAGATTATATAGCAGCTGAACAAATGGCAATTTTGGCCCAACAGGCAGCAAATAcgaaattgcaagaaaacaagAGCAAAGCACATGAG aaagaagaaataaCCGCTCAAGATAGAAAGGAGTCTACTTCAAGTACTGAGAAGCAGAACGGGTTATTGAAGGATAAACCTGAG GGAAGCAAGTTGGGCTCTGTGCAAAATGGTGGTTTATCTTCAatggaagagaaaataaaacGACAGCTTGCTGCTTCGGAAACAGAAATGGGTGATCTGAGAAGTGAGATTCAAATTCTTCAGTCAACA GTGTCGCATCTGCTGCGGGATAAAGCAACCTTCGGCCTTACTCCTCCTTACAACCCACAGTTG GTCCAGAATCTAGTGCGTGAAAACAGTGAGTTAAGGAGCATCATTCAGCATGCTGGACTGTCTCTTCCTCacccatcatcatcttcattgtgttcttctcCGCTTCCAAATGGTCACGAAATTGGAACTGAACCAGTGGCGGACGTGAGATCAACACGAGCTGCATCACAACGGCCGGCATCTATGTATGAACCCAGGGAAGGTTTGCTCCGCAGTGGCAGCCAGTCCCCACACATTCATCACTGCATCTCGGCTGCAGGGAACATAGGAAAGTGGGACAAGAATCAG AAACGTGATCCCTGTATAAATGAATACGACAGTCCAAGTGCTCTGGTACGACCTGTGATGACACAGAGTTTGTACCATTGTTCGAGTCCAGATGGCCTCACAGGTGCGAACAGTGCATTGCCTCCATCAGAAGAGGTGGTGCGTCGCACTGACCAAGTCACTAAACGAATCCAGGAACTCTGGGCTTCCATGCAGGTCTTGGAGACAAGAGATGCTTTTGTTCCTTGTGCAGAAAGGATCAAAGTTGCAGTAGCTGAATTAATCGCCATTTTTCCACAG ATTGTTACAGGTAACGAAACTTGGATGCATCATTTTGAGCCAGAGATAAAAAAGGCAGTCATTGGAGTGGTATCATCCTCAATTGCCCTGAAAGAAGAAATTCAAGACAGCCCCCTCTGCAGGAAAAGTCATGGTTACTGTCTTCTGGGATTGTGA
- the Git gene encoding ARF GTPase-activating protein GIT2 isoform X1, which yields MSIPMSRGKLKNVQECADCGSSDPSWASINRGILLCDECCSIHRSLGRHISHVKSLKKGSWCPTLLQMVNTLNSNGVNSIWEHSLLDPTHSKSGRRKPQSKDPLHPTKADFIRAKHQMLAFVFRPGKDDTLLLEDDLSRQLHSSVRTSNLETSLRLLSQGADPNYFHEEKGTTPLHVAAKVGQVYQAELLVVYGADPGAEDSQGKTPVDYARSAGHKDLADRLVECMYELTDRLAYYLCLRKPDHQMGQHYIVPEISDSLELTEYAKAARKKLQRLPNHLFEELAMDVYDEVDRRETDSIWLSTLKSSTTLVPEMCTVPFLPVNPDFSSTRNQGRQKLARFNAREFATLIIDILSDAKRRQSPTSSLLFSQETKGPQTNKTVTSPLPVRVNVQETARKSEVSDDEPLYDSVASDEDYIAAEQMAILAQQAANTKLQENKSKAHEKEEITAQDRKESTSSTEKQNGLLKDKPEGSKLGSVQNGGLSSMEEKIKRQLAASETEMGDLRSEIQILQSTVSHLLRDKATFGLTPPYNPQLVQNLVRENSELRSIIQHAGLSLPHPSSSSLCSSPLPNGHEIGTEPVADVRSTRAASQRPASMYEPREGLLRSGSQSPHIHHCISAAGNIGKWDKNQKRDPCINEYDSPSALVRPVMTQSLYHCSSPDGLTGANSALPPSEEVVRRTDQVTKRIQELWASMQVLETRDAFVPCAERIKVAVAELIAIFPQNPSDESIHTALRQMNSNTLSLQLECAGLQRCAADGPEQAYYLQQVRSCAYDIAKATKQLVTKFQY from the exons ATGTCAATTCCGATGTCCCGAGGGAAGTTGAAGAATGTCCAAGAATGCGCCGACTGTGGATCATCGG ATCCATCTTGGGCGTCAATTAATAGAGGAATTCTTTTGTGTGATGAGTGCTGTAGCATTCATAGAAGTTTAGGCCGTCATATTTCTCATGTCAAGTCTTTAAAGAAAGGATCATGGTGTCCAACATTGCTTCAGATGGTAAACACATTGAACAGCAATGGAGTCAACAGTATTTGGGAACACTCGCTCTTAGACCCAACACATTCAAAATCTGGAAGAAGAAAACCTCAATCCAAGGATCCTTTACA CCCAACCAAAGCAGATTTCATCCGGGCAAAGCACCAGATGTTGGCTTTCGTATTCCGCCCAGGGAAAGATGACACCTTACTGCTGGAAGATGACCTGAGCAGACAACTTCACTCAAGTGTTCGGACATCCAACTTGGAAACTAGTCTTCGCCTGCTTTCACAAGGAGCAGATCCAAATTATTTCCATGAG GAAAAGGGAACCACACCTCTTCACGTTGCAGCAAAGGTGGGTCAGGTTTATCAAGCTGAACTCCTGGTGGTTTATGGAGCTGATCCTGGGGCAGAAGATAGTCAGGGAAAAACGCCCGTAGACTATGCTAG GTCAGCAGGGCACAAAGATCTAGCAGACCGTCTTGTTGAGTGCATGTATGAATTAACAGATCGCTTGGCATATTATTTATGTTTACGGAAACCAGACCACCAGATGGGTCAACATTACATTGTTCCAGAAATATCAGACAGTCTAGAGTTAACAGAATATGCTAAGGCCGCCAGAAAGAAACTTCAAAGG ttgccGAATCACCTATTTGAAGAATTGGCAATGGATGTTTATGATGAAGTTGATAGAAGAGAGACTGATTCTA TTTGGTTATCAACGCTTAAGTCTTCGACTACGTTAGTCCCAGAGATGTGTACTGTGCCATTTCTTCCAGTCAACCCTGATTTTTCATCTACACGGAATCAGGGTCGACAAAAACTAGCCCGTTTCAATGCAAGAGAATTTGCAACACTTATCATAGATATACTGTCAGATGCCAAACGAAGGCAATCACCCACATCATCATTGCTTTTCTCACAAG AAACTAAAGGACCTCAGACAAATAAAACAGTAACAAGTCCATTACCAGTTCGAGTCAACGTACAAGAAACAGCAAGGAAGTCAGAAGTGTCTGATGATGAACCATTGTATGATAGTGTGGCATCAGATGAAGATTATATAGCAGCTGAACAAATGGCAATTTTGGCCCAACAGGCAGCAAATAcgaaattgcaagaaaacaagAGCAAAGCACATGAG aaagaagaaataaCCGCTCAAGATAGAAAGGAGTCTACTTCAAGTACTGAGAAGCAGAACGGGTTATTGAAGGATAAACCTGAG GGAAGCAAGTTGGGCTCTGTGCAAAATGGTGGTTTATCTTCAatggaagagaaaataaaacGACAGCTTGCTGCTTCGGAAACAGAAATGGGTGATCTGAGAAGTGAGATTCAAATTCTTCAGTCAACA GTGTCGCATCTGCTGCGGGATAAAGCAACCTTCGGCCTTACTCCTCCTTACAACCCACAGTTG GTCCAGAATCTAGTGCGTGAAAACAGTGAGTTAAGGAGCATCATTCAGCATGCTGGACTGTCTCTTCCTCacccatcatcatcttcattgtgttcttctcCGCTTCCAAATGGTCACGAAATTGGAACTGAACCAGTGGCGGACGTGAGATCAACACGAGCTGCATCACAACGGCCGGCATCTATGTATGAACCCAGGGAAGGTTTGCTCCGCAGTGGCAGCCAGTCCCCACACATTCATCACTGCATCTCGGCTGCAGGGAACATAGGAAAGTGGGACAAGAATCAG AAACGTGATCCCTGTATAAATGAATACGACAGTCCAAGTGCTCTGGTACGACCTGTGATGACACAGAGTTTGTACCATTGTTCGAGTCCAGATGGCCTCACAGGTGCGAACAGTGCATTGCCTCCATCAGAAGAGGTGGTGCGTCGCACTGACCAAGTCACTAAACGAATCCAGGAACTCTGGGCTTCCATGCAGGTCTTGGAGACAAGAGATGCTTTTGTTCCTTGTGCAGAAAGGATCAAAGTTGCAGTAGCTGAATTAATCGCCATTTTTCCACAG AATCCATCAGATGAGAGTATTCACACTGCTTTGCGTCAAATGAACAGCAACACTCTTAGTCTACAGTTGGAATGTGCAGGGTTGCAGAGATGTGCAGCAGATGGGCCAGAACAGGCTTACTACCTTCAACAGGTCCGCTCATGTGCGTATGACATTGCCAAGGCAACAAAGCAACTCGTAACCAAGTTCCAGTACTAG